A part of Streptomyces sp. NBC_01451 genomic DNA contains:
- a CDS encoding sulfite exporter TauE/SafE family protein — protein sequence MDWTLVGGLAVGLLIVTAPVGVSGAVFLLPVQLSVFGVPSPAVTPTNLLFNVVAGPGALWRYRRDGALHGELARRLVLGTLPGVVLGAAIRVFALPGPGVFRLLIAALLLPLGLWLCLRTLTRAHHQEPSTGELPPRTLTGLALAVGVVGGIYGIGGGSLLGPILAGRGLPVTRVAPAALAATFATSLVGAAAYALLALVSSGDVAPHWWLGLACGTGGLFGGYLGARFQPHLPERTLRLTLGILAAALGALYAAETLT from the coding sequence GTGGACTGGACGTTGGTGGGAGGACTGGCCGTCGGCCTGCTGATCGTGACCGCACCGGTCGGCGTGTCCGGAGCCGTCTTCCTCCTCCCCGTCCAGTTGAGCGTCTTCGGTGTGCCCAGCCCTGCGGTCACCCCGACCAACCTGCTGTTCAACGTCGTCGCCGGACCCGGCGCCCTGTGGCGCTACCGCCGCGACGGCGCCCTGCACGGGGAGCTGGCCCGACGCCTGGTGCTGGGCACGCTGCCCGGCGTCGTGCTCGGCGCCGCCATCCGCGTCTTCGCCCTCCCCGGTCCAGGCGTCTTCCGGCTCTTGATCGCCGCCCTGCTGCTCCCGCTCGGCCTGTGGCTGTGCCTACGCACCCTCACCCGCGCACACCATCAGGAACCGTCCACAGGCGAGTTGCCACCACGCACACTCACCGGTCTCGCCCTGGCGGTCGGAGTGGTCGGCGGCATCTACGGCATCGGCGGCGGCTCCCTCCTCGGCCCGATCCTCGCCGGACGAGGTCTGCCCGTCACACGCGTCGCCCCGGCCGCGCTCGCCGCCACATTCGCGACCTCCCTCGTCGGCGCCGCCGCCTACGCACTGCTGGCCCTGGTGAGCTCCGGTGACGTCGCCCCCCACTGGTGGCTCGGACTCGCCTGCGGCACCGGCGGACTGTTCGGCGGCTACCTCGGAGCACGCTTCCAACCCCACCTGCCCGAACGGACCCTGCGCCTCACACTCGGCATTCTTGCCGCAGCCCTCGGCGCCCTCTACGCAGCTGAGACCCTGACCTGA
- a CDS encoding uracil-DNA glycosylase has protein sequence MTRRMHDEVFRREQEQGRYDPHVRPINEMVDALRDRDGRGWMPHVAPWHGGVEARALSILRDPGPKTQQGVGSGFLCVENDDPTAELQVQLFEGAGIAPGDVTPWNAYPWYINRPPKAAELHAGVEVLKQLLGLMPKAEVVLLQGSEAQDVWRRLLKTHPGVVRERSLKVVSTYHPGRQALFVRDPDERARRARHRVDACQTVGDVLRGAGGRL, from the coding sequence ATGACGCGACGAATGCATGACGAGGTGTTCCGGAGGGAACAGGAGCAGGGGCGCTACGACCCCCACGTACGTCCGATCAACGAGATGGTCGACGCCTTGCGCGACCGGGACGGGCGTGGCTGGATGCCGCACGTCGCCCCCTGGCACGGGGGCGTGGAGGCGCGCGCCCTGTCGATCCTGCGGGACCCGGGCCCCAAGACGCAGCAGGGTGTCGGCTCCGGATTTCTGTGCGTGGAGAACGACGATCCGACAGCGGAGCTTCAGGTCCAGCTCTTCGAGGGGGCGGGGATCGCGCCGGGAGACGTCACTCCCTGGAACGCCTACCCCTGGTACATCAACCGTCCGCCGAAGGCGGCCGAGCTTCACGCCGGCGTCGAGGTCCTGAAGCAGCTGCTGGGGTTGATGCCGAAGGCCGAGGTCGTGCTTCTCCAGGGCAGCGAAGCCCAGGACGTGTGGCGCCGCCTGCTCAAGACGCACCCCGGAGTCGTCCGTGAACGGAGTCTGAAGGTGGTCAGCACCTACCACCCGGGACGGCAGGCTCTCTTCGTGCGAGACCCGGATGAACGCGCCCGCCGCGCACGGCACAGA
- a CDS encoding WD40/YVTN/BNR-like repeat-containing protein — MSAPIRRRRWLTICAITASAALVAIPADAAPGGGGSPFGPRVLGQLAADREQSVGALTPSLKGDDGDGDDGNESDEIAEGADQYAEARTSPGVVAPGAYGAAWQSLSNLPSTGSSWRNVTNLPYNSDDPRYRDVDSNSSGGSGNVTGRMAAMAADDDGYVYAGSAGGGVWRSRSGGGHWHAISDRLPAQSTGALALDSAGRLWLGTGEATTNADAYLGSGVYVLADPHHGTFSSRARVGGDELESTTVHQLRFGGGKVWAATSKGVWSHSTKTLKGAWKLEFAPNPEFLPGGSEAADPDAPYKNIANDIAIDPKNPNEVVLAVGWRSGDDYNGFYTKGAGGTWTRITSGLGDLPADPDGVGNVTFARSADGSRYYAIDQSPEQLNTNPDSGLEGFYVSKSGSPTGPWTKIADYQGLAASGSALTSSGYMPGVQAWYNQFLTVDPSDPQHVYAGLEEVYESKDGGGTWSTVGPYWNFGFSCWSIDPAKQSGDCNQTTHSDQHGVAIGRYHGKSFVYVGNDGGVYKRPLNGRQDTSGHATDWTSLNDGTIDTLQYYSVGIGRDLDHGGVSVTGGLQDNGQSVLRSNDRVMGSNFGGDGGDTLTDPANGCNIAEEYVYLSIQVTQNCAVNDGSWIDDASKVTSYNVAPADNATGEARFIAPLAADAKSPSTWIAGGRHVWVQTHGYAIRSGDEWTSVYDLGAGHTATAVAASGGKVYAAWCGPCNNQGFARGIAVGNADGTGWHDITLPVDGTVPNRYLSGFAVDPKNADHVFLTVNGFSRQWTEGPGAGVGHVFESKDGGTTWKDISKNFPDVPADSAVVTPNGGLAVGTDLGVVYRTPGRTSWQRVGDLPAVAVLQLKLGPDGSTLYAATHGRGIYSIKVRAFG, encoded by the coding sequence GTGTCAGCACCAATCCGTAGAAGACGATGGCTCACGATCTGCGCCATCACCGCCTCCGCCGCTCTCGTCGCGATACCCGCCGACGCCGCGCCCGGTGGGGGCGGCAGCCCTTTCGGGCCCCGCGTCCTCGGGCAACTCGCCGCGGATCGCGAGCAGTCGGTGGGTGCACTCACCCCCAGCCTGAAGGGCGATGACGGCGACGGCGACGACGGCAACGAGTCGGACGAGATAGCCGAGGGGGCGGACCAGTACGCCGAGGCCCGCACCTCGCCCGGCGTCGTCGCACCAGGCGCGTACGGCGCCGCCTGGCAGAGCCTCAGCAATCTCCCGTCCACCGGCAGCAGTTGGCGAAACGTCACCAACCTTCCCTACAACTCCGACGATCCGCGCTACCGGGACGTCGACTCCAACTCCAGTGGCGGCTCGGGCAACGTAACCGGCCGGATGGCCGCGATGGCCGCCGACGACGACGGGTACGTGTACGCCGGCAGCGCGGGCGGCGGGGTGTGGCGGTCCAGGTCGGGCGGAGGGCACTGGCACGCCATCAGCGATCGGCTGCCCGCTCAGTCGACCGGCGCGCTCGCCCTCGACTCGGCTGGGCGGCTGTGGCTGGGCACCGGCGAGGCGACGACCAACGCGGACGCCTACCTCGGCAGCGGCGTCTACGTCCTGGCCGACCCGCATCATGGCACATTCTCCTCCCGCGCCCGCGTCGGCGGCGACGAACTGGAGAGCACCACCGTCCACCAACTCCGCTTCGGCGGCGGCAAGGTGTGGGCGGCGACCAGCAAGGGCGTCTGGAGTCACTCCACAAAGACGCTGAAGGGTGCCTGGAAACTGGAGTTCGCTCCCAACCCCGAGTTCCTGCCGGGTGGTTCGGAGGCGGCCGACCCCGACGCCCCGTACAAGAACATCGCCAACGACATCGCCATCGACCCGAAGAATCCCAACGAGGTGGTCCTCGCGGTCGGCTGGCGCAGCGGTGACGACTACAACGGCTTCTACACCAAAGGCGCGGGCGGCACCTGGACCCGGATCACCAGCGGTCTGGGCGACCTCCCCGCCGATCCGGACGGCGTCGGCAACGTCACCTTCGCCCGCTCCGCCGACGGATCCCGCTACTACGCCATCGACCAGTCACCGGAGCAGCTGAACACCAACCCGGACAGCGGCCTGGAGGGCTTCTATGTCTCCAAGTCCGGCTCTCCGACCGGCCCTTGGACGAAGATCGCTGACTACCAGGGCCTGGCCGCCTCCGGTTCGGCGCTGACGTCCAGCGGCTACATGCCCGGTGTCCAGGCCTGGTACAACCAGTTCCTGACCGTGGATCCGAGTGACCCTCAGCATGTGTACGCGGGACTTGAGGAGGTCTACGAGTCCAAGGACGGCGGCGGCACCTGGTCGACCGTCGGCCCGTACTGGAACTTCGGCTTCTCCTGCTGGAGCATCGATCCGGCCAAGCAGTCCGGCGACTGCAACCAGACGACCCACTCCGACCAGCACGGCGTCGCCATCGGCCGCTATCACGGCAAGAGCTTCGTGTACGTCGGCAACGACGGCGGCGTCTACAAGCGCCCGCTCAACGGTCGGCAGGACACCTCCGGACACGCCACCGACTGGACCTCCCTCAACGACGGGACCATCGACACCCTTCAGTACTACTCGGTCGGCATCGGCAGGGACCTCGACCACGGCGGCGTCTCCGTCACCGGTGGCCTCCAGGACAACGGCCAGTCCGTCCTGCGCAGCAACGACCGGGTGATGGGCTCCAACTTCGGCGGAGACGGCGGCGACACCCTCACCGACCCAGCGAACGGCTGCAACATCGCCGAGGAGTACGTCTACCTCTCCATCCAGGTGACCCAGAACTGCGCCGTGAACGACGGCAGTTGGATCGACGACGCCTCCAAGGTCACGTCCTACAACGTCGCCCCGGCCGACAACGCCACCGGCGAGGCCCGCTTCATCGCCCCGCTCGCGGCCGACGCGAAGAGCCCCTCGACGTGGATCGCGGGCGGCCGTCACGTGTGGGTGCAGACCCACGGGTACGCCATCCGCAGCGGCGACGAATGGACCAGCGTGTACGACCTCGGAGCCGGCCACACCGCGACGGCCGTCGCGGCCTCCGGCGGCAAGGTCTACGCGGCCTGGTGCGGCCCCTGCAACAACCAGGGCTTCGCGCGCGGCATCGCCGTCGGCAACGCGGACGGCACCGGCTGGCACGACATCACGCTCCCCGTCGACGGGACCGTGCCCAACCGCTACCTCAGCGGCTTCGCCGTCGACCCGAAGAACGCCGACCACGTGTTCCTCACGGTCAACGGCTTCTCCCGGCAGTGGACCGAGGGTCCGGGTGCGGGCGTCGGCCATGTCTTCGAGTCCAAGGACGGCGGCACCACCTGGAAGGACATCTCGAAGAACTTCCCAGACGTGCCGGCCGACTCCGCCGTTGTCACGCCGAACGGCGGCCTCGCCGTCGGCACCGACCTCGGTGTCGTCTACCGCACCCCGGGCCGGACCAGCTGGCAGCGCGTCGGCGACCTCCCAGCTGTCGCCGTGCTCCAGCTGAAGCTCGGCCCCGACGGCAGCACCCTGTACGCGGCCACACACGGCCGCGGCATCTACTCGATCAAGGTGCGCGCCTTCGGCTGA
- a CDS encoding FG-GAP repeat domain-containing protein, with protein sequence MRRQGGYTRLVGAGDLNADGIGDMVGLDRAGVLWRWLGNGKGAFGARVRIAGGGRVDALAVAGDLSGDGRPDLVGRDGGGALWRWNGTSAGTFGTKVRIATGWQGYTGLY encoded by the coding sequence TTGCGTCGTCAGGGTGGCTACACCCGGCTGGTCGGTGCCGGTGACCTGAACGCCGACGGGATCGGCGACATGGTCGGCCTGGACCGCGCGGGTGTGCTGTGGCGGTGGCTCGGCAACGGCAAGGGCGCCTTCGGTGCGAGGGTCCGGATCGCGGGCGGCGGCAGGGTCGACGCCCTGGCCGTGGCCGGTGATCTGAGCGGCGACGGCCGCCCCGACCTCGTCGGCCGGGACGGTGGGGGTGCCCTGTGGCGCTGGAACGGAACATCGGCCGGCACCTTCGGCACGAAGGTCCGTATCGCCACCGGCTGGCAGGGCTACACCGGCCTGTACTGA
- a CDS encoding MFS transporter, whose product MIKGSLVGRIGRMVGDSRPERVLIAASFVNRVGNGLFNAASALYFTLVVGLPAVQVGAALTIAGVIGLCAGIPGGHLADRRGARTIMMLALAVQAMSMAALVLVESWAALTIIATVDQIAAAAGGAAWGALVVRVGGDRPALFRAKLRTFVNLGVILGTVGAGLALAGDTRGAYVTLILGNAASFALCAVLLLLLPRYPVLAAPPQQRRWLAFRDRPFLTFTALYGAMGLQYPVVSLLLPIWISEHTEAPRWTVAVLFAVNAAFCVLMQTRIGSRVETPHDGGRAFRNAGLLFLVSCPMMALAAYTPVWAAAGLVLAAIFVHSLAEVWESSAGFALGFGLAPDHAQGQYQGVLGLGFRAGQALAPAILTTVVLGLGTAGWLLLALFFAALGAAGPSLARWGMRTRPQPGVAAEVTG is encoded by the coding sequence ATGATCAAGGGCAGCCTGGTGGGCCGAATAGGCCGCATGGTGGGGGACAGCAGGCCGGAGCGTGTGCTGATCGCCGCCAGTTTCGTCAACCGGGTCGGCAACGGTCTGTTCAATGCGGCGTCGGCGCTCTATTTCACCCTGGTCGTGGGCCTGCCCGCGGTTCAGGTCGGCGCCGCGCTCACCATCGCCGGAGTGATCGGCTTGTGCGCTGGGATACCCGGAGGGCATCTGGCCGACCGGCGCGGAGCGCGCACGATCATGATGCTGGCCCTCGCGGTCCAGGCGATGTCGATGGCGGCCCTTGTCCTCGTCGAGAGCTGGGCCGCGCTCACGATCATCGCGACGGTCGACCAGATCGCCGCGGCGGCTGGTGGGGCGGCCTGGGGCGCACTGGTGGTTCGGGTCGGGGGTGATCGCCCTGCGCTGTTCCGGGCGAAGTTGCGCACCTTCGTCAACCTGGGCGTCATCCTCGGAACGGTGGGTGCGGGGCTGGCGCTGGCCGGGGACACCCGCGGCGCCTACGTCACGCTGATCCTCGGCAACGCGGCGAGCTTCGCCCTGTGCGCGGTGCTTCTGCTCCTGCTGCCCCGCTACCCGGTGCTGGCAGCACCGCCCCAGCAGCGTCGCTGGCTCGCTTTCAGGGACCGCCCGTTCCTGACGTTCACCGCCCTCTACGGGGCCATGGGACTGCAGTACCCGGTGGTCTCCCTGCTCCTGCCGATCTGGATCTCCGAACACACCGAAGCGCCGCGCTGGACGGTGGCCGTGCTGTTCGCCGTCAATGCCGCCTTCTGCGTACTGATGCAGACCAGGATCGGCTCCCGTGTCGAAACCCCGCACGACGGCGGCAGGGCGTTCCGTAACGCGGGGCTGCTCTTCCTCGTCAGCTGCCCGATGATGGCGCTGGCGGCGTACACCCCGGTCTGGGCGGCAGCGGGACTGGTCCTGGCAGCGATCTTCGTCCATAGCCTGGCAGAGGTCTGGGAATCCTCGGCGGGCTTCGCCCTGGGCTTCGGGCTTGCCCCCGACCACGCCCAGGGCCAGTACCAAGGTGTCCTCGGTCTCGGCTTCAGAGCGGGCCAGGCTCTTGCCCCCGCGATCCTCACCACGGTGGTGCTGGGGCTCGGCACGGCGGGCTGGCTGCTGCTGGCGTTGTTCTTCGCAGCGCTGGGCGCTGCCGGTCCGTCTCTTGCCCGCTGGGGCATGCGGACCCGGCCGCAGCCGGGCGTCGCCGCGGAAGTGACGGGATGA
- a CDS encoding SMI1/KNR4 family protein: MSSLHDFATWEPLLRLLRGAHTETLAAPGGNVAGSIGRGSWSVPVQQRRPQPGRALLVSDMQEEFDAIERVRNALTEAEAAHITFTVEIEPSGKAVLHLFDPSPAADPGLGNAHPGALLLVEGAVPEPWRRLPEAVPGAGPAPSVDLALLERTLRERIPEAIGATEAEIAAADARLGVALPEEIKVLYRVTRARWADWGDDYEAAERVFGAVGFELGSLDHLSIADKPCRPFRWEHAAKEAAVTGPDAAVQDLVGSPGWIVIGDTGGGDQVAVDLTPGPGGHTGQIIVLDHEQSVGAHLFAESLTALVQDPERDWYSGRRRAELPYVARVNRRSVRSIEAAARPELEALSLGVWDGEPFSLAPVVGLPRLRTLSCYAGTLADPLEIAGLTGLEFLELTPEDWRVLLDAGAVPRGLSAAAIKAYGDRDTRAIVALANEILALWDRPPIPETIVYGDLGAHGRPRDHPGRPGSAPGTPCPAIEPRRTPDHGNAGR, translated from the coding sequence TTGTCCTCGCTGCATGATTTCGCCACCTGGGAGCCCCTGCTGCGGCTCCTGCGGGGAGCCCACACGGAGACCCTCGCCGCGCCGGGCGGCAACGTGGCGGGGAGTATCGGTCGGGGCTCGTGGAGCGTGCCCGTACAGCAGCGGCGCCCGCAGCCCGGGCGTGCCCTGCTGGTGTCGGACATGCAGGAGGAGTTCGACGCGATCGAGCGGGTGCGGAACGCGCTCACCGAGGCGGAAGCTGCCCACATCACGTTCACCGTGGAGATCGAGCCGAGCGGGAAGGCTGTGCTTCATCTGTTCGATCCCAGTCCCGCTGCGGATCCCGGCCTCGGTAACGCTCACCCAGGGGCGCTGCTCCTGGTCGAGGGGGCGGTGCCCGAGCCGTGGCGCCGCCTGCCCGAGGCCGTGCCAGGGGCGGGGCCAGCTCCGTCCGTGGATCTGGCGCTGCTGGAACGGACCCTGCGGGAGCGGATACCCGAGGCGATCGGCGCCACCGAGGCGGAGATCGCCGCGGCGGATGCCCGCCTGGGAGTGGCACTGCCCGAGGAGATCAAGGTGCTCTACCGGGTGACTCGCGCGCGGTGGGCGGACTGGGGCGACGACTACGAGGCGGCGGAGCGCGTCTTCGGCGCGGTTGGCTTCGAGCTGGGCTCCCTGGACCACCTCTCCATCGCTGACAAACCGTGCCGCCCGTTCCGTTGGGAGCATGCGGCGAAGGAGGCGGCTGTCACCGGGCCTGACGCCGCCGTGCAGGATCTGGTCGGCTCACCCGGATGGATCGTCATCGGCGACACCGGCGGTGGGGATCAGGTCGCCGTCGACCTGACGCCAGGCCCGGGCGGCCACACCGGGCAGATCATCGTGCTCGACCACGAGCAGAGCGTCGGGGCCCATCTGTTCGCCGAATCCCTCACCGCCCTGGTCCAGGATCCGGAGCGGGACTGGTACTCCGGCCGCCGTCGGGCCGAACTCCCCTACGTGGCACGGGTCAACCGCCGGAGTGTCAGGAGCATTGAGGCCGCAGCCCGCCCCGAACTGGAGGCGCTGAGCCTCGGCGTCTGGGACGGTGAACCGTTCAGCCTGGCACCCGTTGTCGGGCTGCCACGCCTGCGTACCCTCTCCTGCTACGCCGGGACGCTTGCCGATCCACTGGAGATCGCCGGGCTGACAGGGCTGGAGTTCCTCGAACTCACGCCGGAGGACTGGCGCGTCCTGCTCGACGCCGGTGCTGTCCCGCGCGGCCTGTCGGCCGCCGCTATCAAGGCGTACGGGGACCGGGACACGCGCGCGATCGTCGCCCTGGCGAACGAGATCCTCGCGCTCTGGGACCGCCCCCCGATCCCCGAGACCATTGTTTACGGCGACCTTGGGGCCCATGGGCGACCGCGTGATCATCCCGGAAGGCCAGGATCAGCACCGGGAACTCCCTGTCCGGCGATCGAACCTCGACGTACCCCTGACCACGGGAACGCAGGTCGTTGA
- a CDS encoding alpha/beta hydrolase, with product MSFSPRIQARAVQLLLGRMMSRVHKDLRFTDIPKRTESIQVETGAGLVTCTVYRPSAATAAPAPVYVNFHGGGFVITRPQQDDHICRYIAATAGCVVINVDYAVAPQRPYPVPVIQAYDVTAWVTENGTANNWDGSRLAVGGHSAGANLTAAVCRTARDRGTFTPRLQIIDSAPLDQLADPATKQSPIVKPLLTPQLMRVFTAAYVPDPADLTHPLVSPGLADDLAGLPPALVITAENDRLRDEGDTYAKALEAAGVPVTHRCFEGVDHYFTHTGPVPAGKEAIDLMATTLRTALTA from the coding sequence ATGTCATTCAGCCCCAGAATCCAGGCCAGAGCGGTTCAACTGTTGCTCGGCCGGATGATGAGCCGCGTACACAAGGATCTGCGCTTCACCGACATCCCGAAGCGCACGGAATCCATCCAGGTGGAGACCGGCGCCGGACTGGTGACGTGCACCGTCTACCGTCCGTCGGCCGCCACCGCAGCCCCTGCCCCCGTGTACGTCAACTTCCACGGCGGCGGGTTCGTGATCACCCGCCCCCAGCAGGACGACCACATCTGCCGCTACATAGCCGCCACGGCCGGATGCGTGGTGATCAACGTGGACTACGCCGTCGCCCCGCAGCGCCCGTACCCCGTACCCGTCATCCAGGCGTACGACGTCACCGCCTGGGTGACCGAGAACGGTACCGCCAACAACTGGGACGGTTCACGACTCGCGGTGGGCGGACACAGCGCCGGGGCCAACCTGACCGCCGCGGTCTGCCGCACCGCTCGGGACCGCGGCACCTTCACGCCCCGCCTCCAGATCATCGACTCGGCACCGCTCGACCAACTCGCCGACCCGGCCACCAAGCAGTCACCCATCGTCAAGCCCTTGCTCACCCCTCAGCTCATGCGGGTCTTCACCGCCGCCTACGTCCCGGACCCCGCCGACCTGACCCATCCGCTGGTGTCACCCGGACTCGCCGACGACCTCGCCGGGCTGCCGCCCGCCCTGGTCATCACCGCAGAGAACGACCGCCTGCGCGACGAGGGCGATACGTACGCCAAGGCCCTGGAAGCTGCCGGCGTTCCGGTCACCCACCGCTGCTTCGAGGGCGTCGACCACTACTTCACCCACACCGGCCCGGTACCGGCCGGGAAGGAAGCCATCGATCTGATGGCCACCACCCTGCGCACGGCTCTCACCGCCTGA